A stretch of Gemmatimonadota bacterium DNA encodes these proteins:
- a CDS encoding BamA/TamA family outer membrane protein translates to MGAREKGFVLCAGHRARSNIGLTRSAADRMMCPSSRRPKMPHRLRYILAILCLLATPADVFAQGEYFGRNKVQYRDFQWEIISTPHFEIYYYQGEEEAAYDAARMAERSYNRLSRILQHRFSDKIPIILYASHTDFQQTNVLPGFISEGTGGVTEFNKNRILLPFTGSYAELEHVLTHELVHAFQGDVIYGAGPGVSILNPMAFVAPLWFMEGMAEYLSLGRIDAYTHMWLRDAALQGYLPPSIPAMDYSFGVYRFGQALFAYIGDRYGDRKIGEILRKTARMRNVNEAFRSSIGKDIEKLSDEWNEHVRKTYLPQIEDYEKPQAFARQLTDVRESRAGLHLAPAISPRGDKLVFISNRSLYNDIYLASAINGEVISKLVEGERSADFESLRFFSTSISWSPDEQYIAFPAKVGARDALYIMDVRRKKVIRRIRVNLDGATSPSWSPDGEKLVFVGLQGGQSDLYVVDAAGGNLKALTRDRYTDRDPVWSPDGKTIAFSTDRGDVTNFRTLTFGYQQLALYDLETGEVEKIPDQIGKSISPQWSADGSKIAFISNRTGVSNIFIRDMENGETYQITNVLTGVTNVTAAGPAISWAQKSDRMVFSALSWGGFDLFAISDPVSLMKEPYDHEKAATPGASPDAQQLAPPLRTEPPDEPLASGDAEGSSEETASGDEEGTSEETVSGDAEGSSPAATEDATPAPAPDTASEAGPPSGTPEREKVTTIQTVLTAPPDTTSAAESVSESAAPGEMPEPSTGSGLLETPQFPFGPIAGGIGPAGELPDTTAWTDGTFTKRKYSPKFGLDYLGGNAGYSTHVGLVGSSVLSFSDILNNHKILVGANVFGSLTDANLLVQYTNLTRRVNWSVAAFQYSYDLFRGYQSPWVSQVTTQINRGVQFYLSRPFSKFNRFELGVQGVNRSRELVDVSFNYFGIRRTRRGSLGSVNFIQPTAALVTDHTLYGLTGPIAGARGRVEVTPTFGELQFTRVFVDYRAYYNVLQRYAFAFRLYGLSSDGRDQELYPFGGPFNFRGADYWSVWGSKVALVNAEFRFPLIEVLAFGWPLPLAFQQIRGSLFVDAGAAWDQTTSSTQANQYAGYPNVGQFVDGNLVRDNGLGPRTMEELSGGPLAVAYGIGMRSRVGFLILKFDIARQFDLGRRPAWYNNENLANVPRGLESEFPGTRSYRLRNALNDTQFFFTIGADF, encoded by the coding sequence ATGGGCGCGCGCGAAAAGGGCTTCGTTCTGTGTGCGGGACACAGGGCCCGGTCCAATATTGGCTTGACACGGAGTGCGGCCGACCGTATGATGTGTCCATCCTCAAGGAGACCGAAAATGCCACATCGGTTGCGGTATATACTGGCGATTCTGTGCCTGCTGGCCACGCCTGCGGACGTGTTCGCGCAGGGTGAATACTTCGGTCGGAACAAGGTCCAGTACCGCGACTTCCAGTGGGAAATCATCTCCACGCCCCACTTCGAAATCTACTACTACCAGGGAGAGGAAGAGGCCGCCTACGATGCCGCCAGGATGGCGGAGCGTTCGTATAACCGCCTGAGCCGTATCCTGCAGCACCGGTTCAGCGACAAGATCCCGATCATCCTGTACGCCTCCCATACCGATTTCCAGCAGACCAACGTCCTGCCCGGCTTTATCAGCGAGGGCACCGGCGGTGTGACGGAGTTCAACAAGAACCGCATACTGCTGCCCTTCACGGGATCCTACGCGGAACTGGAACACGTACTCACCCACGAACTCGTTCACGCCTTCCAGGGAGACGTGATCTACGGCGCGGGTCCGGGGGTCTCCATCCTGAATCCCATGGCCTTCGTCGCCCCGCTGTGGTTCATGGAGGGCATGGCCGAATACCTGTCCCTGGGCCGCATCGACGCCTATACCCACATGTGGCTGCGCGATGCGGCGCTGCAGGGCTATCTGCCGCCGTCCATCCCCGCCATGGACTATAGTTTCGGCGTCTACCGTTTCGGCCAGGCGCTGTTCGCCTACATCGGCGACCGGTACGGAGATCGGAAGATCGGCGAGATACTCCGCAAGACGGCCCGCATGCGAAACGTGAACGAAGCCTTCCGCTCGTCCATCGGCAAGGACATCGAGAAGCTGTCCGACGAGTGGAACGAGCATGTGCGCAAGACCTACCTGCCGCAGATCGAGGACTACGAAAAGCCGCAGGCCTTCGCCCGGCAACTGACCGACGTCCGGGAATCCAGGGCGGGCCTGCACCTCGCCCCGGCGATTTCACCGCGGGGCGACAAGCTGGTCTTCATTTCCAACCGAAGCCTGTACAACGATATCTACCTGGCCTCCGCCATCAACGGCGAGGTCATTTCCAAGCTGGTCGAAGGCGAGCGCTCGGCCGATTTCGAGTCCCTCCGGTTCTTTTCCACGTCTATTTCCTGGTCGCCCGATGAGCAGTACATCGCCTTCCCGGCCAAGGTGGGGGCGCGGGACGCCCTGTATATCATGGACGTCAGAAGGAAGAAGGTGATCCGGCGCATCAGGGTCAATCTCGACGGCGCCACGTCGCCGAGCTGGTCGCCGGACGGTGAAAAGCTGGTCTTCGTCGGTCTCCAGGGAGGGCAGTCCGACCTGTACGTCGTGGATGCCGCGGGCGGGAACCTGAAGGCCCTTACCCGGGACCGGTACACGGACCGGGACCCCGTGTGGTCGCCGGACGGCAAGACGATCGCCTTTTCCACGGACCGGGGCGACGTGACCAATTTCCGGACGCTCACCTTCGGATACCAGCAGCTGGCGCTGTATGACCTGGAAACGGGAGAGGTCGAAAAGATCCCGGACCAGATCGGCAAGAGCATTTCGCCGCAGTGGTCGGCGGACGGCAGCAAAATCGCGTTCATTTCCAATCGCACCGGCGTGTCCAACATATTCATCCGGGACATGGAGAACGGCGAGACCTACCAGATTACCAACGTACTGACCGGTGTGACCAACGTAACGGCCGCCGGACCCGCCATCAGCTGGGCGCAAAAGTCGGACCGCATGGTCTTCTCCGCCCTTTCCTGGGGGGGATTCGACCTGTTTGCCATCAGCGACCCGGTGTCGTTGATGAAGGAACCCTACGACCACGAAAAGGCGGCGACGCCCGGTGCGTCGCCCGATGCGCAGCAACTGGCGCCGCCCCTGAGAACCGAACCACCGGATGAACCCCTCGCCTCCGGGGACGCGGAAGGATCTTCGGAAGAAACCGCCTCCGGGGACGAGGAAGGAACATCGGAAGAAACCGTCTCCGGGGACGCGGAAGGATCTTCGCCGGCAGCGACGGAGGACGCCACGCCGGCCCCTGCGCCGGACACCGCATCCGAGGCGGGACCACCGTCCGGGACCCCGGAACGGGAAAAGGTAACCACGATCCAGACCGTGCTTACCGCGCCGCCGGACACGACGTCCGCCGCGGAGTCCGTCAGTGAGTCGGCCGCGCCCGGAGAGATGCCCGAACCGTCAACGGGTTCCGGCCTTCTGGAGACGCCGCAGTTCCCCTTCGGGCCCATCGCCGGAGGTATCGGTCCGGCGGGCGAGTTGCCGGATACGACCGCCTGGACCGACGGTACGTTCACGAAGCGGAAATACTCCCCCAAATTCGGATTGGACTACCTGGGGGGGAATGCCGGGTACTCCACGCACGTCGGACTCGTGGGCAGTTCCGTCCTTTCCTTCAGCGACATATTGAACAACCACAAGATACTCGTCGGCGCCAACGTTTTCGGATCCCTGACGGACGCGAACCTGCTGGTTCAGTACACCAATCTGACACGGCGCGTCAACTGGAGCGTGGCGGCATTCCAGTACAGCTACGACCTGTTCCGCGGCTACCAGAGTCCCTGGGTTTCCCAGGTGACGACCCAGATAAACCGCGGCGTCCAGTTCTACCTGAGCCGTCCTTTCAGCAAGTTCAACCGGTTCGAACTGGGGGTCCAGGGCGTCAACCGTTCCCGTGAACTGGTGGACGTCAGTTTCAATTACTTCGGCATTCGGCGTACGAGGCGGGGAAGCCTGGGAAGCGTCAACTTCATCCAGCCCACCGCCGCCCTGGTCACGGATCACACGCTGTACGGGTTGACCGGCCCGATCGCCGGCGCCCGGGGCCGTGTCGAAGTGACGCCGACGTTCGGTGAGCTGCAGTTCACGCGGGTCTTCGTCGACTACCGCGCCTACTACAACGTCCTGCAGCGTTACGCCTTCGCCTTCCGCCTGTACGGACTCAGCAGCGACGGGCGGGACCAGGAACTGTATCCATTCGGCGGTCCTTTCAACTTCCGCGGGGCGGATTACTGGTCCGTCTGGGGGAGCAAAGTCGCGCTGGTCAACGCCGAGTTTCGGTTCCCCCTGATCGAGGTCCTCGCCTTCGGCTGGCCGCTGCCGCTGGCCTTCCAGCAGATCCGTGGTTCGCTGTTCGTGGACGCGGGCGCCGCCTGGGACCAGACCACCAGTTCCACCCAGGCCAACCAGTACGCCGGCTATCCCAACGTAGGCCAATTCGTCGACGGCAACCTGGTGCGGGACAACGGCCTGGGGCCGCGCACGATGGAAGAACTGTCGGGCGGGCCGCTCGCGGTGGCCTACGGCATCGGCATGCGCTCGCGTGTCGGCTTCCTGATCCTGAAGTTCGATATCGCCCGCCAGTTCGACCTGGGAAGGCGGCCTGCATGGTACAACAACGAAAACCTGGCCAACGTTCCCCGTGGGCTTGAATCCGAGTTCCCGGGCACGCGTTCGTACCGGCTGAGGAATGCGCTGAACGACACCCAGTTCTTCTTTACGATCGGAGCCGATTTCTAG
- a CDS encoding TonB-dependent receptor, with product MRLAGVVLAVIMTAIPAAAQDTGILTGRIASESGASLFGANIVVKSPAIVGLRGSTSDSRGIYRVEGLPAGEYEVTVTYLGYVSDTATGIMVQGGAPTERDFVLAATVLVGQEVVVSASRKQEKALDAPASVEVVEMKDIRNSQALSVDEHIKNLSGVDHAKTGVMQASTVIRGFNKVLSGLLLTMVDNRIARIPSLRINSFHIIPITSEDIERIEIVRGPGSALYGPNSSNGVMHIISRSPFGSEGNFVSLSGGERGLRKASFRHASSVNDMIGLKISGKYLKARDWEHHDPAEVVPRNLDIDGQYGEIRLDVRPSEDLTFIGSAGYSKSSSIQMTGQGSAQGRDWVYSYLQGRMQYRGWFGQFFYNKSDAGETQLLRTGDGVVDKSSLTVMQLQNTSDIGLRQQFIYGVDLLLTRPRTEGTIHGTYEDDDDTDEFGAYLQSETRFTDQVSLMLAGRLDRHSRLDDPVFSPRAAVVMKPNPENTFRVTYNRAFNTPTVTTLSLDIRAVIDAFGFGDLFGGLGLGPDNSIDIRSYGARNPFTFRRDERGRPMYRSPFATAAGLSRESYLRLDDPEANNLLWSAARELVVAELIQQLGNDSGGLVTPELAAQFTGVIPERLHGLTNSLQLLNPETQGFDPYDVSAVQDIDKIRPTISQTLEFGYKGIVRNKLVLAADFYRTQMNDYTLPLWIFTPSVFLDEGTLRSALNQGIADYLADPANAQLAGLVTLLDQPALGGNGNGDHADEMNGYVDQIADGAAMIPFGTVTPEQASDPTAVALTYRNFGDVTVYGADLGLSWFPNRSWHITGSYSYIHRNLFENVENLGDVPLNSPKHKLSGGVMYRPSGMPLTLGGKISYRGSFPMLDGVYAGPVDAYAVVDANAAYQISAITFSVEASNLLNTKYRAFVGAPEIGRLLSAGVAVRF from the coding sequence ATGCGACTGGCAGGCGTTGTTCTGGCCGTCATCATGACGGCGATCCCGGCGGCGGCGCAGGATACGGGCATCCTGACCGGCAGGATCGCTTCGGAGAGCGGGGCGTCGCTCTTCGGCGCCAACATCGTGGTCAAGAGCCCTGCGATCGTAGGGCTGCGGGGTTCGACGAGCGACAGCCGGGGCATATACCGCGTAGAAGGACTTCCCGCCGGGGAGTACGAGGTCACCGTTACTTACCTGGGTTACGTGTCGGACACCGCGACCGGGATCATGGTTCAGGGCGGCGCGCCCACGGAACGGGATTTCGTACTGGCCGCTACGGTGCTCGTGGGCCAGGAGGTCGTGGTTTCGGCTTCCCGAAAGCAGGAAAAAGCGCTGGACGCCCCGGCATCCGTCGAAGTGGTCGAGATGAAGGATATCCGGAACTCCCAGGCGCTGTCCGTCGACGAACACATCAAGAACCTGAGCGGCGTGGACCACGCGAAGACGGGCGTCATGCAGGCCAGTACGGTGATTCGCGGCTTCAACAAAGTGCTGTCGGGCCTTCTCCTCACTATGGTGGACAACCGGATCGCGCGGATCCCGTCGCTGCGGATCAATTCCTTCCACATCATTCCCATCACCAGCGAGGACATCGAACGGATAGAGATCGTCCGCGGTCCCGGTTCGGCGCTCTACGGCCCCAACAGCTCCAACGGCGTGATGCACATCATATCCCGGTCCCCCTTCGGATCGGAAGGCAACTTCGTGTCCCTCTCCGGAGGGGAACGCGGCCTGCGGAAGGCGTCCTTCCGCCATGCCAGCAGCGTAAACGACATGATCGGGCTCAAGATTTCGGGGAAGTACCTGAAGGCCCGGGACTGGGAGCACCACGATCCCGCCGAGGTCGTGCCGCGCAATCTCGACATAGACGGCCAGTACGGGGAAATCAGGCTCGACGTCCGTCCTTCGGAGGACCTGACGTTCATCGGTTCGGCGGGGTATTCCAAGAGCTCCAGCATCCAGATGACGGGACAGGGCTCGGCCCAGGGCAGGGACTGGGTGTACAGCTATCTCCAGGGCCGCATGCAGTACAGGGGCTGGTTCGGCCAGTTCTTCTACAACAAGAGCGACGCGGGGGAAACCCAGTTGCTGCGCACCGGCGACGGCGTGGTGGACAAGTCGTCGTTGACCGTGATGCAGCTGCAGAACACCTCGGATATCGGCCTGCGCCAGCAGTTCATCTACGGCGTGGACCTGCTGCTTACCCGTCCACGGACCGAAGGGACCATCCACGGCACCTACGAGGACGATGACGACACCGACGAATTCGGGGCCTACCTCCAGAGCGAGACCCGGTTCACCGACCAGGTGAGCCTGATGCTCGCCGGCCGCCTCGACCGGCACAGCAGGCTGGATGACCCTGTATTTTCGCCGCGCGCGGCCGTAGTGATGAAGCCCAATCCGGAGAACACGTTCAGGGTCACCTACAACCGGGCGTTCAACACACCCACGGTGACTACGTTGTCGCTGGACATCAGGGCAGTTATCGACGCGTTCGGATTCGGCGACCTTTTCGGAGGGCTGGGCCTGGGTCCGGACAACTCCATCGACATCCGGTCGTACGGCGCGCGCAATCCCTTTACCTTCCGCCGCGACGAGAGAGGCCGGCCCATGTACCGTTCGCCCTTCGCCACCGCGGCCGGGCTTTCCAGGGAATCCTATCTGCGGCTCGACGATCCGGAAGCCAACAACCTGCTGTGGAGCGCCGCAAGGGAACTCGTGGTCGCCGAGTTGATCCAGCAACTGGGTAACGACAGCGGCGGTCTCGTCACCCCCGAGCTTGCTGCCCAGTTCACCGGCGTGATACCCGAGCGTCTCCACGGCCTGACGAACAGCCTGCAACTGCTCAACCCCGAAACGCAGGGATTCGATCCGTACGACGTCTCGGCGGTCCAGGACATCGACAAGATCCGGCCGACCATCTCGCAGACCCTCGAGTTCGGGTACAAGGGCATTGTCCGGAACAAGCTGGTGCTCGCGGCCGATTTCTACCGCACGCAGATGAACGACTATACCCTGCCGCTCTGGATCTTCACGCCCTCGGTGTTTCTCGACGAAGGTACCCTCCGAAGTGCCTTGAACCAGGGTATCGCCGATTACCTGGCGGACCCCGCAAACGCGCAACTGGCCGGCCTGGTCACCTTGCTCGACCAGCCCGCGCTCGGCGGCAACGGGAACGGCGACCACGCAGATGAAATGAACGGATACGTCGACCAGATCGCGGATGGCGCCGCAATGATTCCCTTCGGTACCGTAACGCCCGAGCAGGCATCCGACCCGACCGCGGTCGCCCTGACCTACCGGAATTTCGGCGACGTCACGGTCTATGGCGCCGACCTGGGGTTATCCTGGTTCCCCAACCGGTCGTGGCACATAACGGGCAGTTACTCGTATATACACCGGAACCTGTTCGAGAACGTGGAGAACCTCGGCGACGTCCCCTTGAATTCCCCGAAGCACAAGCTCAGCGGAGGCGTTATGTACCGCCCCTCCGGGATGCCTCTGACCCTGGGCGGCAAGATCAGTTACCGCGGTTCCTTCCCAATGCTGGACGGCGTGTACGCGGGCCCTGTCGACGCCTACGCCGTGGTGGACGCCAACGCCGCCTACCAGATATCAGCGATCACCTTCAGCGTGGAAGCCAGCAACCTGCTGAACACGAAGTACCGCGCCTTCGTAGGCGCCCCGGAAATCGGTCGGCTGCTTTCCGCGGGCGTGGCCGTGCGGTTCTGA
- a CDS encoding zinc-binding dehydrogenase, with protein sequence MQTLTLDAEGNPEVSSGPVPACNDEDVLVKVRACVLSRRSTSDNGADPPSTANGAHGTISRSFTGVIESTGRLVGSPGRRVDSLGQGDRVVACHTDGGFSEYRSVPANQVVKLPQDVSYEEGAIAGLMPTVLKGMERAEVKGSTVFVCGVGTTGLLGTQVASISGAAAVIASDLHAKRLQRAADTGADTLINASTEDVHRRVMDRTGGQGVDVSLECAGSEASFAQCAAVLRPGGKLVVLKADSHSVSIDMREWSSRSLQLIMGREQPGETPYLVDRGLKLVGIGAVRLRPLLTHVFPAHRAAEALELIDGHPDLAVEVALIWG encoded by the coding sequence ATGCAAACACTGACGCTGGATGCGGAGGGCAATCCAGAGGTATCCAGCGGGCCTGTGCCTGCCTGCAACGACGAGGACGTACTGGTCAAGGTCCGTGCATGCGTGCTGTCGCGCCGGAGTACCTCCGATAACGGCGCCGATCCGCCATCAACCGCCAACGGAGCCCACGGGACCATCAGTCGGAGCTTCACGGGCGTCATCGAGTCCACCGGCCGGCTTGTGGGTTCGCCTGGACGGCGCGTGGATTCGCTCGGCCAGGGCGACCGGGTCGTTGCCTGCCATACCGACGGCGGCTTTTCGGAATATCGAAGCGTGCCTGCGAACCAGGTCGTAAAGTTGCCGCAAGACGTCAGTTACGAAGAAGGCGCTATCGCCGGCCTGATGCCGACGGTACTGAAGGGCATGGAACGGGCCGAGGTGAAGGGCAGCACCGTTTTCGTATGCGGCGTGGGGACCACCGGGTTGCTGGGTACGCAGGTGGCGTCCATATCGGGTGCAGCGGCCGTGATCGCGTCGGATCTGCACGCGAAACGCCTGCAGCGGGCGGCGGATACTGGCGCGGACACCCTGATCAATGCCTCCACGGAGGACGTCCATCGCCGTGTCATGGACCGGACCGGCGGCCAGGGTGTGGACGTCAGCCTCGAGTGCGCCGGCAGCGAGGCATCCTTTGCCCAGTGCGCGGCGGTTCTGCGGCCGGGCGGGAAGCTCGTCGTCCTGAAAGCCGATTCCCACTCCGTATCCATCGACATGCGGGAATGGTCGTCGCGATCTCTGCAGTTGATCATGGGACGCGAACAGCCCGGCGAAACCCCCTACCTGGTGGACCGGGGGCTGAAACTCGTGGGCATCGGCGCCGTCAGGCTGCGTCCCCTGCTGACCCACGTATTCCCCGCCCATCGCGCCGCAGAAGCACTCGAACTGATCGACGGCCACCCTGACCTGGCTGTCGAAGTCGCACTGATCTGGGGGTAG
- a CDS encoding TonB C-terminal domain-containing protein — MARMIWASGFLHIAVFAGLIGLNTWWSAPASSLDQQVYRVDLVTLNESPPIQRPPAIDEVYEVVSKKEAAAPQEEAALALERTPRLVSEEPDLAPEAPQTFETDSPEIRLDERNFEYPYYLGMMQRKIQQHFNVPRMLGVTRLETVIYFRVVRSGRITGVVMERSSSNPVFDLAAQRALNAADPLPPLPEGYRKSYLGVHFAFQYVL, encoded by the coding sequence ATGGCACGCATGATCTGGGCTTCCGGATTCCTGCATATCGCGGTGTTTGCCGGACTGATCGGTTTGAATACCTGGTGGTCCGCGCCGGCGTCGTCGCTGGACCAGCAGGTCTACCGGGTCGATCTGGTAACGCTGAACGAAAGCCCGCCGATTCAACGTCCGCCCGCGATCGACGAGGTGTACGAAGTCGTCTCGAAGAAGGAGGCCGCCGCGCCGCAGGAGGAGGCGGCCCTGGCACTGGAACGGACGCCGCGCCTGGTCTCCGAAGAACCGGACCTCGCACCGGAAGCGCCGCAGACCTTCGAGACCGATTCCCCGGAAATCAGACTGGACGAGCGAAACTTCGAATACCCGTACTACCTGGGCATGATGCAGCGGAAGATCCAGCAGCATTTCAACGTGCCCAGGATGCTCGGCGTAACCCGGCTCGAGACGGTCATCTATTTCCGCGTGGTACGGTCCGGCCGGATTACCGGCGTCGTCATGGAGCGTTCGTCTTCCAACCCGGTCTTCGACCTGGCGGCGCAAAGGGCGCTGAACGCGGCCGATCCGCTGCCGCCGCTTCCGGAAGGTTACAGGAAGTCCTACCTGGGCGTGCACTTCGCCTTCCAGTACGTGTTGTGA
- a CDS encoding biopolymer transporter ExbD gives MNSFDFNSAGSPRVLSEIRVTALVDVMTVLLIIFMITTPMIQSGVQVDLPRASAAAPDLGEGLVITITSEGSLYLEDRLLSIAQFDGVFGEIFEDQQDKPVFIRGDEQVPYGAVIGVLDKLKQHGVTQIGLATSLRPSR, from the coding sequence ATGAATTCCTTTGATTTCAATAGCGCGGGTTCGCCCCGCGTCCTGTCGGAAATCAGGGTCACGGCACTGGTCGACGTCATGACCGTGCTCCTGATCATCTTCATGATCACCACGCCGATGATCCAGAGCGGCGTCCAGGTGGATCTGCCCAGGGCGAGCGCGGCCGCGCCGGATCTCGGCGAGGGCCTCGTCATCACGATTACGAGCGAAGGGTCGCTCTACCTCGAAGACCGGCTGCTCTCGATCGCCCAGTTCGACGGGGTGTTCGGGGAGATCTTCGAGGATCAGCAGGATAAGCCGGTGTTTATCCGCGGAGACGAACAGGTGCCCTACGGCGCCGTCATTGGCGTGCTGGATAAACTCAAGCAGCACGGCGTAACGCAGATAGGCCTGGCGACCAGTCTGAGGCCTTCACGATAA
- a CDS encoding ferredoxin--NADP reductase, protein MHTSEEIRALREQHYNATLTEIQELNPELWIIRVKPDEELPPYKPGQYTTLGLGDWEPTNDPEHNEDVNENLKTKLVRRAYSMSFPMYEDDPRQLMDPADMDYYEFYITLVARDGEEGQDPSLTPRLWMLNEGDRIWMGPKVTGHYTLEHVGPDDQVIFAATGTGEAPHNCMIAELMRNGHGPEIISVVCVRYARDLGYQSTNERLAPLHPNYHYITLTTRETHNLDRKVYIQDLVRTGELEEQTGIILDPERTHVYICGNPDMIGVPNYTREGDKSYPSPTGMVELLESRGFKADHRRDKGNIHFEEYW, encoded by the coding sequence ATGCATACGTCAGAAGAGATCAGGGCCTTAAGGGAGCAACACTATAACGCCACACTGACCGAAATCCAGGAATTGAACCCCGAACTCTGGATCATCCGGGTGAAACCGGACGAAGAACTTCCGCCGTACAAGCCCGGACAGTACACCACGCTCGGCCTGGGCGACTGGGAACCCACCAACGATCCCGAACATAACGAAGACGTCAATGAGAACCTCAAGACGAAACTCGTCCGCCGCGCCTACTCCATGTCCTTTCCCATGTACGAGGACGATCCCCGGCAATTGATGGATCCGGCGGACATGGACTACTACGAGTTCTACATCACGCTCGTGGCCCGCGACGGAGAGGAAGGCCAGGACCCCTCCCTCACGCCGAGGCTGTGGATGCTGAACGAAGGCGACCGGATCTGGATGGGGCCGAAGGTGACCGGCCATTACACCCTGGAACACGTTGGTCCGGACGACCAGGTCATCTTCGCCGCGACCGGCACCGGCGAGGCGCCCCACAACTGCATGATCGCCGAACTGATGCGCAACGGCCACGGACCGGAGATCATTTCGGTGGTGTGCGTGCGATACGCCCGGGACCTGGGTTACCAGTCAACCAACGAGCGCCTTGCGCCCCTGCATCCGAACTACCATTACATTACGCTGACCACCCGGGAAACCCACAACCTCGACCGCAAGGTGTATATACAGGATCTGGTAAGGACCGGGGAACTGGAGGAGCAGACCGGTATCATCCTGGATCCTGAAAGGACCCACGTGTACATCTGCGGAAACCCCGACATGATCGGCGTGCCCAACTATACCAGGGAGGGCGACAAGTCGTACCCCTCGCCCACCGGCATGGTGGAGCTGCTCGAATCCCGTGGATTCAAGGCGGATCATCGCAGGGACAAGGGCAATATTCACTTCGAGGAATACTGGTAG